In Aequorivita sp. H23M31, a single window of DNA contains:
- the recD gene encoding exodeoxyribonuclease V subunit alpha, translating to MTYNPDVHRQFSDFFENKTLSPFLYLLSKRFSDGHICLDLNEINPKELKEGDFKNADLNALKNVDLVGTEEDYQPFILWKNKLYMQRYFHYETTVYQRILELIQNEKGKQSEIESKLKSLNGDIATLFPPDTLEKPDWQMVAALSAVFNQFNIITGGPGTGKTTTVAKILVLLLRLDSNLKVALAAPTGKAAARMAESLKETAQKDTMNINADTKEVFKNLEPSTIHRLLGARPNQIYFKHNKDNTIPHDLIIVDESSMIDVALFSKLMDAIKPSAKVIFLGDKDQLASVEAGSLFGDLCTAQGKLNFFSPERAQFINSLMPDGKTPLSEGNIQENNHPLFQHIIELQHSYRFAAGGNIGVFSRAIIDNDVSSIESFFDNHAPDIALDFDYDDKILTTFAKGYHDYIQESDTKLALQKLNQLRVLCATREGEQGVYKTNQNIERYLQSKNLISITGTFYEHRPVMVTGNNYELGLFNGDIGIVRKDETGKLRVYFEDADGNLRGIQPAFVTASETVFAMTIHKSQGSEFDDVLVRLPDYGENAILTRELLYTAVTRAKKNVILQGNKEVILETCQRRVKRGSGIAERFEA from the coding sequence ATGACCTATAATCCCGACGTGCACCGTCAATTTTCAGACTTTTTTGAAAATAAAACCCTCAGTCCTTTTCTTTATCTGCTTTCCAAACGTTTTAGCGATGGACATATCTGTTTGGATTTAAATGAAATCAATCCCAAAGAACTTAAAGAAGGCGATTTTAAAAATGCGGATTTAAACGCTTTGAAAAATGTTGATTTGGTTGGAACGGAAGAAGATTATCAACCGTTTATCCTCTGGAAAAACAAGCTCTATATGCAGCGGTATTTTCATTATGAAACTACCGTTTACCAAAGAATTTTAGAGCTGATTCAAAATGAAAAGGGCAAACAGTCAGAAATTGAAAGTAAATTAAAATCTTTAAATGGAGATATCGCCACTCTTTTTCCACCCGACACACTTGAGAAACCTGATTGGCAAATGGTCGCCGCACTTTCTGCGGTTTTTAACCAATTCAATATTATCACTGGCGGCCCGGGAACGGGAAAGACAACGACGGTTGCGAAAATACTTGTTCTATTACTTCGCCTTGATTCAAATTTAAAAGTCGCTCTCGCTGCACCCACTGGAAAAGCTGCGGCACGAATGGCGGAATCCTTAAAGGAAACCGCTCAAAAAGACACAATGAATATTAATGCGGATACAAAAGAAGTTTTTAAAAACCTGGAACCATCAACCATCCACCGACTTTTGGGCGCTAGACCAAATCAAATTTATTTTAAACACAATAAGGACAACACCATTCCTCACGACCTAATCATTGTGGACGAGTCCTCAATGATTGACGTGGCGTTGTTTTCGAAATTGATGGATGCCATTAAACCATCTGCAAAAGTGATTTTCTTGGGAGATAAGGACCAATTGGCATCTGTGGAAGCAGGAAGTTTATTTGGGGATTTGTGTACGGCTCAGGGAAAATTGAATTTTTTTAGTCCAGAGCGGGCTCAGTTTATCAATTCTCTAATGCCTGATGGGAAAACGCCTTTATCCGAAGGAAATATCCAAGAAAACAATCATCCCTTATTTCAACATATCATCGAACTTCAGCATAGCTACCGTTTCGCCGCGGGAGGAAATATTGGGGTATTTAGTCGTGCTATTATCGATAATGACGTTTCTTCAATTGAAAGTTTCTTTGATAATCACGCTCCTGATATTGCTTTGGATTTCGATTATGACGATAAAATTCTAACAACATTTGCCAAAGGCTATCACGATTATATTCAAGAATCCGATACCAAACTTGCCCTTCAAAAACTAAATCAGCTTCGGGTGCTTTGCGCTACGCGGGAAGGGGAGCAGGGTGTTTATAAAACCAACCAAAATATCGAAAGGTATTTGCAAAGTAAAAATCTGATTTCCATAACGGGTACTTTCTATGAACACCGCCCAGTGATGGTTACAGGAAATAATTATGAACTTGGACTTTTTAACGGTGATATCGGAATTGTAAGAAAAGATGAAACGGGGAAACTTCGCGTATATTTTGAGGATGCCGATGGAAATCTAAGAGGAATCCAACCCGCTTTTGTCACTGCTTCAGAAACGGTTTTTGCAATGACCATCCATAAAAGCCAAGGCTCTGAGTTTGATGACGTTCTTGTTCGGCTACCCGATTATGGAGAAAACGCCATCCTCACCCGCGAACTCCTTTACACCGCAGTTACACGTGCCAAGAAAAACGTCATTCTTCAAGGAAATAAGGAAGTAATCTTGGAAACCTGTCAACGTCGCGTAAAACGGGGTTCCGGAATTGCTGAAAGATTCGAAGCTTAA
- a CDS encoding IS1380 family transposase, with translation MKIIKSDPISAFGGANFVFDYLNRMNVDQICNEALPPMPNQSKYSWKDIFYSLKSVYLCGGGCVEDLQSHLRTHFANNPFVKLASPDTVLRRLSQLAEQTQTCQTKRGVVAHQYCTNSRLEGLNIDILKKLGVFKSGKLTIDYDNTIVFNEKQDSKMTYKKGYGYQPGVCTINEEHILYIENRNGNSDAKSFQADTLERVFDLLESKKIKKIDYFRADAASYQFDVISLLQNKVGYFYIGCRNSYVEKHFSRVANWEKMEDKEGPLEVGSIDIIPFKKYAGTKKLVQKYRLVVKRKPKKDGQIDLFTHDAYEYRAILTNDFDQDTKSVAAFYNQRGNMERQFDILKNDFGWNNMPFSSLNKNLVFLYFTAIFRNLYNKVIRYFSERNRFLKPNFRMKKFIFRFITLPAKWVKQGRQLKLRIYSSKDYHT, from the coding sequence GTGAAGATAATAAAATCAGATCCGATATCCGCTTTCGGAGGAGCAAATTTTGTTTTTGACTACCTGAACAGGATGAATGTCGACCAAATTTGCAATGAGGCCCTGCCTCCCATGCCCAATCAGAGCAAATATTCCTGGAAGGATATTTTCTATTCACTAAAATCAGTTTATCTCTGTGGAGGGGGCTGTGTCGAAGACCTACAGAGCCATTTGAGAACACATTTTGCAAACAATCCCTTTGTAAAGCTGGCAAGCCCCGACACTGTTTTGAGGAGATTGTCCCAGCTTGCCGAACAGACCCAGACCTGTCAGACCAAGAGAGGCGTTGTGGCACACCAATACTGCACAAACTCAAGGCTGGAAGGCCTCAATATAGATATCCTTAAAAAACTGGGGGTTTTTAAATCCGGCAAGCTTACCATCGATTACGACAACACGATCGTTTTCAATGAAAAACAGGACAGCAAGATGACCTACAAAAAAGGGTATGGGTATCAGCCGGGCGTATGTACGATAAACGAAGAGCATATCCTCTATATTGAGAACAGAAACGGGAACTCCGATGCAAAGTCTTTTCAGGCAGATACCCTCGAAAGGGTATTTGATCTATTGGAGTCCAAAAAGATAAAGAAAATAGATTACTTCAGAGCTGACGCGGCATCGTACCAATTCGATGTCATTTCTTTGCTGCAGAACAAGGTGGGGTATTTTTATATAGGATGCCGGAACAGTTATGTCGAGAAACATTTTTCACGAGTTGCCAATTGGGAAAAAATGGAAGATAAAGAGGGCCCTCTTGAAGTAGGGTCAATAGATATCATACCCTTTAAAAAATATGCGGGAACAAAAAAACTGGTCCAAAAATACAGGCTGGTCGTAAAAAGAAAACCGAAAAAGGACGGGCAGATAGACCTGTTCACCCATGACGCCTATGAGTACAGGGCTATACTGACAAACGACTTTGACCAAGACACCAAGAGCGTTGCGGCTTTCTATAATCAAAGGGGAAATATGGAGCGCCAGTTCGATATCCTTAAAAACGATTTTGGCTGGAACAACATGCCCTTTTCATCCCTGAACAAAAATCTTGTGTTCCTGTATTTTACAGCAATATTCAGGAACCTATACAACAAGGTCATTCGGTATTTTTCTGAAAGGAACAGGTTTTTAAAACCCAATTTCAGGATGAAAAAATTCATTTTTAGATTTATCACGTTGCCCGCTAAGTGGGTCAAACAGGGCAGACAGCTAAAGTTAAGGATTTACTCATCCAAAGATTACCATACTTAG
- a CDS encoding serine hydrolase domain-containing protein: MKKAVIFYVFALIFQISFGQQVPEKQLDSLFSALYNKKMFNGNVLIAEKGNVVFQKSYEIANEETGQKLDENSIFELASVSKQFTAMGIVLLEKQGKLRYDDLISKFIPELNSYGNITIRQLLTHTSGLPDYMELFDEKWDKTKFATNKDIVEELAKYKPSVEFSPGEKFEYSNTGYALLALIIERVSGQSFGEFLKDNIFTPLDMQNTFVYRSRFEPKKIENYAKGYMIDSLGDKINPDSMGKNYLSYYLDGIVGDGMVNSTTNDLLKWDRALYGNELVDNKDKQIIFSSVKTPDGKESNYGFGWAVGNSEKYGKVVNHSRGWAGYYTFIERHLDNKKTIIILQNNMGDLTTMPLKEIRKILYNEPLFSDGLFPTTLNPDELQKYTGTYINSEMPLTIHIFIKENILMGQSEGQSAFPLDSYENNTFKYEMADIKIVFDLNENSFDFYQGKTHLIFKRQE; the protein is encoded by the coding sequence ATGAAAAAAGCTGTGATATTTTATGTATTTGCTCTGATTTTCCAAATATCTTTCGGACAGCAAGTCCCCGAAAAGCAGCTGGACAGTCTTTTTAGCGCGCTTTATAACAAAAAAATGTTTAATGGGAATGTGCTTATTGCCGAAAAGGGAAACGTTGTTTTTCAAAAAAGCTATGAAATTGCAAATGAGGAAACGGGACAGAAACTGGATGAAAACTCCATTTTCGAATTGGCATCTGTATCCAAACAATTTACAGCAATGGGGATTGTGCTGTTGGAAAAACAAGGAAAGTTGCGATACGATGATCTAATTTCCAAGTTTATTCCCGAACTGAATTCTTATGGTAATATTACCATTAGGCAACTATTGACCCACACTTCGGGATTGCCGGACTATATGGAACTTTTTGATGAAAAATGGGATAAAACAAAATTTGCAACCAATAAGGATATCGTAGAAGAACTAGCAAAATATAAACCCAGCGTGGAATTTTCTCCTGGAGAAAAATTTGAATACAGCAATACAGGTTATGCTTTATTGGCATTGATAATTGAAAGAGTATCCGGTCAATCATTCGGGGAATTTCTAAAAGACAACATTTTTACTCCCTTGGATATGCAAAATACTTTTGTGTACCGAAGTCGTTTCGAACCGAAGAAAATCGAAAATTATGCGAAAGGATATATGATCGACAGTTTAGGTGATAAAATTAATCCTGACAGTATGGGAAAAAATTATCTCTCTTACTATCTCGATGGAATTGTGGGTGACGGAATGGTAAACTCTACAACGAATGATCTGTTGAAATGGGATAGAGCGCTTTATGGAAATGAACTTGTGGACAACAAAGACAAGCAAATAATTTTCAGTTCCGTAAAAACACCAGATGGAAAAGAGAGCAATTATGGATTCGGCTGGGCAGTGGGAAACTCCGAAAAGTATGGTAAAGTGGTCAACCATTCCAGAGGTTGGGCCGGATATTACACCTTTATCGAACGGCATCTCGACAACAAAAAAACCATCATTATCTTACAGAATAATATGGGAGATTTGACCACTATGCCTTTAAAGGAAATTAGAAAAATATTATACAACGAGCCTTTATTTTCGGATGGATTATTCCCAACTACGCTCAATCCTGACGAATTACAAAAATATACGGGCACGTATATCAATTCAGAAATGCCGCTCACTATCCATATTTTTATCAAAGAAAACATTCTTATGGGTCAGAGTGAAGGACAAAGCGCATTTCCGTTGGACAGTTATGAAAACAACACTTTTAAATATGAAATGGCCGATATTAAAATAGTTTTTGATCTGAATGAAAACAGCTTTGATTTTTATCAGGGAAAGACGCATTTAATATTCAAAAGGCAGGAATAG
- a CDS encoding DUF4177 domain-containing protein, whose product MYEYEFVKLKLSGMFITKPKEDYQEIIKSYAKKGWRFKQIFAPATSGYGAASYFELIFERKIGE is encoded by the coding sequence ATGTACGAATATGAATTTGTAAAATTGAAATTATCCGGAATGTTCATCACAAAACCGAAGGAAGATTATCAAGAAATAATAAAGTCCTATGCCAAAAAGGGTTGGAGATTTAAACAGATATTCGCGCCGGCTACTTCGGGATATGGCGCAGCAAGTTATTTTGAGCTGATTTTTGAAAGGAAAATCGGAGAGTGA
- a CDS encoding cytochrome C oxidase subunit IV family protein codes for MERTFNITWFLLIGLTLITAIFSSLEMRYVAIIILGLALLKFIGVAFFFMELKKANVFWRILLVGFLLLLLTTVWAI; via the coding sequence ATGGAAAGAACTTTTAATATTACTTGGTTTCTCTTAATTGGTTTGACCCTAATCACCGCAATTTTTTCCAGTTTGGAAATGAGATATGTTGCTATTATCATTTTAGGCTTGGCTCTTTTAAAATTTATCGGTGTGGCTTTCTTTTTTATGGAACTCAAAAAAGCTAATGTCTTTTGGAGAATATTGCTGGTGGGATTTTTGCTTTTGTTGCTAACAACGGTGTGGGCTATATAA
- a CDS encoding cytochrome c oxidase subunit 3, with amino-acid sequence MENTLKIDYKNVFYPPGGILMWIIIYLELVTFGIALVFMALSAKAEPEVFHESRLLLNTAYGAINTVFLLSSGWCMAQSVHFLKKRDFSKSKLFLNLTILGGFLFLGLKGIEYYDKMEAGLTIGYNTFFSYYWMLTLFHVIHVIVGIGILFVSGRALRKAPETIEIQNYESSAAFWHMCDLIWLLLFPIIYLLY; translated from the coding sequence ATGGAAAATACGCTAAAAATAGATTACAAGAATGTGTTTTATCCACCCGGAGGAATTCTTATGTGGATTATCATCTACTTAGAACTGGTGACTTTCGGAATCGCATTGGTATTTATGGCGCTTAGTGCCAAAGCCGAACCAGAAGTTTTCCACGAATCGAGATTATTGTTGAATACAGCCTATGGAGCAATTAATACTGTTTTCCTATTAAGCAGTGGATGGTGTATGGCGCAATCCGTGCATTTTTTAAAGAAGAGAGATTTCAGTAAAAGCAAACTGTTTTTAAATCTTACCATTCTTGGTGGATTTTTATTCCTCGGGTTAAAGGGAATAGAATATTACGATAAAATGGAAGCTGGTTTGACCATTGGCTACAACACTTTCTTTAGCTACTATTGGATGCTCACGCTTTTCCACGTTATTCACGTTATCGTTGGAATCGGAATTTTGTTTGTCTCTGGCAGAGCTCTAAGAAAAGCTCCTGAAACCATAGAAATCCAAAACTATGAATCCAGTGCGGCCTTTTGGCATATGTGCGATTTGATTTGGCTGTTGCTTTTTCCCATAATTTATTTATTGTATTGA
- a CDS encoding nitric oxide reductase activation protein NorD: protein MFEPDEFIFTKVAHFLKRRKKSAREAIAHTVKLAEIKPRLTLVARAVTGHPIEIFEAEREGGYKNNNFFLPERFSEFGSSEENLYFYLFRTLYLSLQRNFNLNYELGDEHTLEEAREIAIENSEKVLTEVFRQFPGTERIHNELRSHYEAKSLEKNPPDYSFIYGKWMENSPEVPKKKVLQNISEKVKSAIEDEINTILKANAVEEIKSLTIDKKAQEDYVMNHFFEKAEAAEEWEGGWRDFDGEDELNDHANALEDLNMKYTVRVDDPTHSIYQAEFIENTTISESAEIESKDAFLSYDEWDYSKRAYKPDFCKLFPKSEINMDSDYYKNTLREHASTLMGLRKMLTSVNNKYRQQRRQIQGEEFDLDALTDLYVDVHSGHTPSENIYLSNRKKEKDLSILMLLDSSLSSDGYADGNRVIDVEKQVSIIFGEILEEFNVDFSIAGFFSKTRNHSTYLALKRFDEPWQKAKNKVGTLEPSGYTRIGTALRHSGALLDKRDTKNKWVILISDGKPNDYDKYEGKYGINDVKQALRELNQRQINSYALAIEGQAKYYLPQMFGQNHFQILTTPVELLQSLVKLYDKIKHQS, encoded by the coding sequence ATGTTCGAACCTGATGAATTTATCTTTACCAAGGTCGCCCACTTTCTAAAACGAAGAAAAAAAAGTGCACGTGAAGCCATCGCCCACACGGTGAAATTGGCCGAAATAAAACCGCGTCTCACCTTGGTGGCGAGGGCAGTGACAGGTCATCCTATTGAGATTTTTGAAGCGGAACGGGAAGGCGGTTATAAAAACAATAACTTCTTTTTACCCGAACGGTTTTCAGAATTCGGTTCTTCGGAAGAAAACCTTTATTTCTATCTTTTTAGAACGCTTTATCTTTCACTTCAAAGAAATTTTAATCTTAATTATGAGTTGGGAGATGAGCATACTTTAGAGGAAGCTCGAGAAATTGCTATCGAAAATTCTGAAAAAGTCCTAACGGAAGTATTTCGTCAATTCCCTGGAACGGAACGGATTCACAACGAACTTCGAAGTCATTATGAAGCGAAATCTTTAGAAAAGAATCCGCCTGATTATTCTTTTATTTATGGGAAATGGATGGAAAATTCCCCTGAAGTTCCTAAAAAGAAAGTGCTTCAGAATATTTCCGAAAAAGTGAAGTCTGCCATTGAGGATGAAATAAATACCATCTTAAAAGCGAACGCTGTTGAAGAAATAAAATCCCTAACAATTGATAAAAAGGCGCAAGAGGATTATGTGATGAACCACTTTTTTGAAAAGGCCGAAGCTGCCGAAGAGTGGGAGGGCGGTTGGCGGGATTTTGATGGCGAGGACGAATTGAACGACCACGCAAATGCTCTGGAAGACCTCAATATGAAATACACCGTTCGTGTGGATGACCCCACACATTCCATTTACCAAGCGGAATTCATCGAAAACACGACAATTTCAGAAAGTGCCGAAATAGAAAGCAAGGATGCTTTTCTTTCATACGATGAATGGGATTATTCCAAACGTGCCTATAAACCTGATTTCTGTAAGCTTTTCCCTAAATCGGAAATAAATATGGATTCCGATTATTATAAAAACACGCTTCGGGAACACGCTTCTACGTTAATGGGATTGCGGAAAATGCTCACTTCGGTCAATAACAAATACCGTCAGCAACGCCGACAAATACAAGGAGAAGAGTTCGACCTCGATGCCTTGACCGATTTATATGTGGACGTTCACAGCGGACATACACCTTCGGAAAATATTTATCTCTCCAACAGAAAAAAGGAAAAAGATCTTTCCATTTTAATGCTTTTGGACAGCAGTCTTTCCAGCGATGGCTATGCCGATGGAAACAGAGTAATTGATGTAGAAAAACAAGTTTCCATAATTTTCGGTGAGATTTTAGAAGAATTCAACGTAGATTTTTCCATTGCCGGATTTTTCTCTAAAACCCGGAATCACAGCACCTATCTTGCTTTAAAAAGGTTTGATGAACCGTGGCAAAAGGCCAAGAATAAAGTCGGAACCTTGGAGCCTAGTGGCTACACCCGCATCGGAACTGCTTTACGACATTCAGGAGCACTTTTGGACAAAAGAGACACCAAAAATAAATGGGTCATCCTTATCTCAGATGGAAAACCGAATGATTATGATAAATATGAAGGCAAATACGGAATAAACGACGTAAAACAAGCTCTTCGTGAATTGAACCAGCGGCAGATAAATTCCTATGCTTTGGCAATCGAAGGTCAAGCGAAATATTATTTGCCCCAAATGTTTGGGCAAAATCATTTTCAAATCTTGACTACTCCTGTGGAACTGCTTCAATCCTTGGTAAAACTGTACGACAAAATAAAACACCAAAGCTAG
- a CDS encoding CbbQ/NirQ/NorQ/GpvN family protein, translating to MTTEISHIVKSEEPARYHKPPFYKPIHREVEVFEHAYKNKLPILLKGPTGTGKTRFVEFMADKLNQNVITVSCHEETSSTDLIGRYIIKGAETIWVDGPLTNAIKEGAILYLDEIAEARPDVVVAIHSLTDHRKELYIDKLGVTVKAHPDFMLVASFNPGYQKGFKELKPSTRQRFVAISFQYPSEKDETEILMAETGLAQDTAKKLVNIANKIRNLTELGLTETVSTRLLVDAALLINSGLPKRLSVKVAIVAPLTDDLEITQALTDLCDLMI from the coding sequence ATGACAACCGAAATAAGCCATATAGTTAAATCAGAAGAACCTGCGCGATACCATAAACCTCCTTTCTACAAACCCATCCATCGTGAAGTTGAGGTTTTTGAACACGCTTATAAAAACAAACTTCCCATCCTGCTCAAAGGTCCAACCGGAACCGGAAAAACCCGATTTGTCGAGTTTATGGCAGACAAACTGAATCAGAATGTAATTACAGTTTCTTGTCACGAAGAAACTTCTTCCACCGATTTGATTGGCCGCTATATTATTAAAGGTGCGGAAACAATTTGGGTGGATGGTCCGCTTACAAATGCGATAAAAGAAGGCGCAATCCTTTATTTAGATGAAATCGCCGAAGCGCGTCCGGATGTGGTGGTAGCAATTCACTCTTTGACCGACCATAGAAAGGAGCTGTATATCGATAAACTTGGAGTTACCGTAAAAGCGCATCCTGATTTTATGTTGGTCGCTTCCTTTAATCCTGGTTATCAAAAAGGTTTTAAAGAATTGAAACCTTCAACTCGTCAGAGATTTGTGGCGATTTCATTCCAATATCCATCAGAAAAGGATGAAACTGAAATCCTGATGGCTGAAACCGGTTTAGCTCAGGACACAGCCAAAAAATTGGTCAATATTGCCAATAAAATCCGAAACCTGACCGAATTGGGATTGACTGAAACAGTTTCCACAAGGTTATTGGTTGATGCGGCTTTGCTTATCAACAGTGGGTTGCCAAAAAGACTTTCGGTAAAAGTGGCCATCGTAGCACCCTTGACCGATGATTTGGAAATAACCCAGGCGCTCACGGATTTGTGTGACCTGATGATTTAA
- a CDS encoding cbb3-type cytochrome c oxidase subunit I, producing MKYKSQKVAYWFFALSMLLLILQLVYGFIMGFARIGMDGLHEFIPFNTARAVHTNLLVVWLLSGFMGAAYYIIPEEAQRELVSVKLAYVQLISLALVGVTAIVGFHFNWWEGRKFLEIPHQLDYLVVANVLLFLALILLTLFRGKRKTTTALVLTMGLVFAALLYLPGMLPFDSQVTDSFFRWWVVHLWVEGVWELIMGGILAFLLIKLTGVDREVIEKWLYVIVGLTFLSGVLGTGHHYYYIGVNKIWLVVGGIFSALEPLAFLAMALFAVNMYRKGEKKHPNKIALFWTIGAAIVSFVGAGLLGFAHTLPQTNLYTHGTLVTAMHAHLAFWGAYAMIVLAIISYSLPNMTGRKLYDGVRGRVAFWTTNIGMIGMTMAFGIAGVAQVYLERKYKMEFMEVQDQVSIHFVVLIICASLFAFGVITYIADFYKHGRPNDEAMETIKDPFQ from the coding sequence ATGAAATACAAATCGCAAAAAGTAGCTTATTGGTTTTTTGCATTATCAATGCTGCTCCTAATCCTACAATTAGTTTACGGATTTATTATGGGCTTCGCCCGAATTGGAATGGATGGTCTCCACGAATTCATTCCATTTAACACCGCTCGTGCCGTTCACACAAACCTTTTGGTGGTTTGGCTTCTCTCCGGATTTATGGGAGCTGCTTATTACATTATTCCAGAAGAAGCCCAACGCGAACTCGTAAGCGTAAAATTGGCTTATGTACAATTAATTTCTCTCGCTCTAGTTGGAGTTACGGCCATTGTAGGTTTTCACTTTAACTGGTGGGAAGGAAGAAAATTCCTTGAAATTCCGCACCAATTGGACTATTTGGTAGTTGCAAACGTGTTGCTTTTCCTGGCATTAATTTTACTTACTCTTTTTAGAGGAAAACGAAAAACCACCACAGCACTTGTGCTAACAATGGGGCTCGTTTTCGCTGCTCTGCTTTATTTGCCAGGAATGTTACCGTTCGATTCACAAGTTACAGATAGTTTCTTCCGTTGGTGGGTTGTTCACCTTTGGGTTGAAGGCGTTTGGGAACTTATTATGGGTGGTATTCTTGCTTTCTTATTAATAAAACTCACAGGTGTTGACCGTGAAGTAATCGAAAAGTGGCTTTATGTAATCGTTGGATTAACTTTCCTCTCCGGAGTTCTTGGAACTGGCCACCACTATTATTATATAGGTGTTAATAAAATCTGGTTGGTAGTAGGTGGAATTTTCTCAGCACTTGAACCATTGGCTTTCCTTGCAATGGCACTCTTTGCAGTGAATATGTACCGAAAAGGAGAAAAGAAGCACCCAAATAAAATTGCACTTTTCTGGACTATTGGTGCTGCAATTGTATCCTTTGTTGGCGCCGGACTTCTTGGATTCGCTCATACTTTGCCACAAACCAACTTATACACCCACGGAACTTTAGTAACCGCAATGCACGCGCATTTGGCATTCTGGGGCGCATACGCAATGATTGTGCTTGCTATTATCAGCTATAGCCTTCCAAATATGACCGGTCGTAAATTATACGATGGCGTTCGAGGAAGAGTAGCATTTTGGACCACGAATATCGGAATGATTGGTATGACCATGGCATTCGGAATTGCCGGAGTTGCCCAGGTTTATTTGGAAAGAAAATACAAAATGGAATTTATGGAAGTCCAGGATCAAGTAAGTATTCACTTTGTGGTACTTATCATTTGCGCCAGCCTGTTTGCCTTTGGTGTAATCACCTACATAGCAGATTTCTATAAACACGGACGCCCAAATGATGAGGCGATGGAAACGATTAAGGATCCTTTTCAATAA
- a CDS encoding c-type cytochrome, which yields MLSKQQARAFFLIGTVVTFLAFIGLTIYSFSDGNDQTNYENITPAVVRGKFIWEENNCMGCHTILGEGGYYAPELTKVVERRGEGLIKAILMSPVPWEPNGRKMVAYGFTSEEADDVIAFFNWIGEIDLNGFDRIVSPLAKDQITKN from the coding sequence ATGCTATCCAAACAACAAGCTCGCGCCTTCTTCCTGATCGGGACGGTCGTGACTTTTCTCGCCTTTATCGGCCTCACCATCTACTCCTTTAGTGATGGTAATGATCAGACAAACTATGAAAACATTACTCCCGCAGTAGTGCGAGGTAAATTTATCTGGGAAGAGAACAATTGTATGGGCTGCCATACCATCCTCGGAGAAGGCGGTTATTACGCGCCCGAACTTACAAAGGTCGTAGAACGTAGGGGAGAAGGTCTTATAAAGGCCATCCTTATGTCCCCAGTTCCTTGGGAACCAAACGGAAGAAAAATGGTCGCTTACGGATTTACTTCGGAAGAAGCCGATGACGTAATCGCATTCTTCAATTGGATTGGTGAAATTGACCTTAACGGCTTCGACCGAATTGTTTCGCCATTGGCCAAAGACCAGATTACCAAAAACTAA
- a CDS encoding tRNA (cytidine(34)-2'-O)-methyltransferase, whose protein sequence is MAFNIVLFEPEIHTNTGNIGRLSLASGSRLHLVKPFGFEITDSRLKRAGLDYWQHISLVIYDNISDFYEKNPKGKFAYFSSHGAKDYCSIDYQDEMFFIFGKESVGLPKSILDENSDLVYNIPIHSQHIRSLNLANAVSIVVYEGLRNLGVARIK, encoded by the coding sequence ATGGCTTTTAACATTGTATTATTTGAACCTGAAATACACACAAACACAGGAAATATAGGTCGGTTGAGTCTGGCTTCAGGGTCACGCTTGCATTTGGTAAAACCATTTGGGTTTGAAATTACCGATTCAAGATTAAAAAGAGCTGGACTGGATTATTGGCAGCATATTTCACTGGTGATTTATGATAATATCTCGGATTTCTATGAAAAGAACCCTAAAGGGAAATTTGCGTACTTTTCAAGCCACGGCGCCAAGGATTATTGCTCTATCGATTATCAGGATGAAATGTTTTTCATTTTTGGGAAGGAATCCGTCGGTTTGCCCAAGAGCATTTTGGATGAAAACTCCGATCTTGTTTACAATATTCCAATTCACAGCCAGCACATTCGAAGTTTGAATTTAGCAAATGCGGTGAGTATTGTAGTATATGAAGGTTTACGGAACCTTGGGGTGGCTAGGATTAAATAA